One part of the Coturnix japonica isolate 7356 chromosome 22, Coturnix japonica 2.1, whole genome shotgun sequence genome encodes these proteins:
- the SNRNP27 gene encoding U4/U6.U5 small nuclear ribonucleoprotein 27 kDa protein isoform X3, with amino-acid sequence MGRSRSRSPPRRDRRRSRSASRDRDRRRRERTRSRDRDRRRTRSRSPHRRRSRSPPPRRHHSSSSSPLRLKERRDEEKKDSKDTKGKERQITEEDLQGKTEEEIEMMKMMGFASFDTTKGKKVDGAANAYAINVSQKRKYRQYMNRKGGFNRPLDFIA; translated from the exons ATGGGCCGCAGCCGGTCCCGTTCGCCGCCGCGTCGCG ATCGCCGCCGATCTCGATCCGCTTCTCGGGACCgggacaggaggaggagggaacGGACACGATCCCGGGACCGGGACAGGAGGAGAACGAGATCCCGGTCCCCGCATCGGCGGAGATCCAG gtccccccccccccggcggCACCACTCCAGCTCGTCCTCCCCGCTGAGACTGAAGGAGAGACGGGACGAGGAGAAGAAGGACAGTAAAGACACCAAAGGCAAAGAGCGGCAGATCACGG AGGAGGATTTGCAAGGCAAGACGGAGGAGGAAATCgagatgatgaagatgatgggCTTCGCTTCTTTCGACACAACAAAA GGCAAGAAAGTGGACGGTGCTGCAAACGCATACGCCATCAACGTGTCCCAGAAGAGGAAATACag ACAGTACATGAACAGAAAAGGAGGATTCAACAGACCATTGGATTTCATCGCTTGA
- the MXD1 gene encoding max dimerization protein 1 yields the protein MAAGGTDGAGVGSGIGSGIGSGVGSGIGSGIGSGIGSGVGSGIGSGIGSGIGSGVGSGIGSGIGSGIGSSIELLLEAAEYLERREREAEHGYASTMPGHGAARRDRTRSRNGRRNGGGGRSTHNEMEKNRRAHLRLCLEKLKVLVPLGPESSKHTTLSLLMKAKLHIKKLEDYDRRALHQIEQLQREQRHLKRQLEKLGSERIRTDSVGSTVSSERSDSDREEIDVDVESTDSLPADLDWSSSSPSDSDERGSLQSVCSDEGYASSGVRRAKAQSSHKLCPAL from the exons ATGGCGGCGGGCGGAACCGACGGGGCCGGTGTCGGGTCCGGTATCGGGTCCGGTATCGGGTCCGGTGTCGGGTCCGGTATCGGGTCCGGTATCGGGTCCGGTATCGGGTCCGGTGTCGGGTCCGGTATCGGGTCCGGTATCGGGTCCGGTATCGGGTCCGGTGTCGGGTCCGGTATCGGGTCCGGTATCGGGTCCGGTATCGGGTCCAGTATCGAGCTGCTCCTGGAGGCTGCCGAGTACCTGGAGCGTCGGGAGCGAG AGGCCGAACACGGCTACGCCTCCACGATGCCCGGACATGGAGCAGCGCGAAGGGACAGAACGAGGAGCAGGAACGGCCGGAGGAACGGAGGGGGCGGAAG gtcGACTCACaatgagatggaaaagaacag GCGTGCCCACCTGCGGCTGTGTTTGGAGAAGCTGAAGGTGCTGGTGCCGCTCGGCCCCGAATCCAGCAAGCACACCACGCTGAGTTTACTCATGAAAGCCAAATTGCACATCAAG AAGCTGGAGGACTACGACAGGAGAGCCCTCCACCAGATTGAGCAGCTGCAGCGTGAGCAGCGGCACCTGAAGCGGCAGCTGGAGAAGTTGGGCAGCGAGAGGATCCGCACCGACAGTGTTGGCTCCACTGTGTCCTCGGAGCGCTCCGACTCGGACAGAG AAGAGATCGACGTGGATGTGGAGAGCACCGACTCCCTGCCCGCAGACCTGgactggagcagcagcagccccagcgACTCGGATGAGCGCGGCAGCCTGCAGAGCGTGTGCAGCGACGAGGGCTACGCCAGCTCGGGTGTGCGGAGGGCGAAGGCGCAGAGCTCTCACAAGCTGTGCCCTGCTCTCTAA
- the ADD2 gene encoding beta-adducin: MSTAASPEPPPSPPAPGPRYFDRFPEDDPEYLRERNMAADLRQDFNMMEQKKRVTMILQSPSFREELESLIQEQMKKGNNSSHVWALRQIADFVATTSPAALPTSPMGLTAVTPINDLHGPDVPALAKGERLMRCKVGSVHRLLDLYGWAQLGHAAVTLRVSKEQEHFLVAPQGLACSEVTAASLIKVNVLGDVVEQGSTDFAPDARAFSLHAAIYAARPDARCIVRLHTPATAAVSAMRCGVLPISRAALLLGDIAYFDFRGEVEDEADRVELQKCLGPTCKILVLRNHGVLALGDTAEEAFYSIFHLQAACEVQVSALASAGGAENLIVLERAKHRPHEVGSVRWAGSTFGPMQKSRLGEHEFEALMRMLDNLGYRTGYTYRYPFVQEKSKPKSDVLIPATVTAFVFEEEAMPSPALRQHAQKQQKEKTRWLNTPNTYLRVSVAEEQQGGQKTKTTWLKADEVEKGSSGTAIRIENPNQFVPLYTDPQEVLEMRNKIREQNRQDVKSAGPQSQLLASVIAETSRSPSTESHLGDADTKNPSQEEAPAEPEPPNPFSQLTDQELEEYKREVERKKLGLQGDKEEEETQASPTKSPPGSPKSPNKSAAPEGPEGDKKVEDGQAPGDSSTEKEPPAVVNGKDEEQSTEESKGGDQTSTPANPEQDTPKEKSETVTSTPVSPEGSPSKSPSKKKKKFRTPSFLKKGKKKEKIES, from the exons ATGAgcacagctgccagccctgagccccccccatccccccccgcCCCCGGACCCCGATACTTTGATCGCTTCCCTGAGGATGACCCCGAATACCTGCGGGAGCGCAACATGGCAGCCGACCTGCGGCAGGACTTCAACATGATGGAGCAGAAGAAGAGGGTCACCATGATCCTACAGAGCCCG TCTTTCAGGGAGGAGCTGGAGAGTCTCATCCAGGAGCAGATGAAGAAGGGGAACAACTCGTCCCACGTCTGGGCGCTGCGGCAGATCGCCGACTTCGTGGCCACCACGTCCCCCGCTGCCCTGCCCACCTCCCCCATGG GTCTCACGGCGGTGACTCCCATTAACGACCTGCACGGCCCCGATGTTCCAGCTCTGGCCAAGGGCGAGCGTTTGATGCGCTGCAAAGTGGGCAGCGTGCACCGCCTGCTGGACCTGTACGGCTGGGCGCAGCTGGGCCACGCCGCCGTCACC CTGCGGGTGAGCAAAGAGCAGGAGCACTTCCTAGTGGCCCCCCAGGGGTTGGCATGCAGCGAGGTGACCGCAGCCAGCCTG ATCAAGGTGAACGTGCTGGGGGATGTggtggagcagggcagcaccgACTTTGCTCCTGATGCTCGTGCCTTCAGCCTCCACGCTGCCATCTACGCTGCCCGCCCTGATGCGCGCTGCATCGTGCGCCTGCACACCCCGGCCACTGCTGCG GTGTCAGCCATGCGCTGTGGCGTGCTGCCCATCTCccgtgctgctctgctgctgggggaCATCGCCTACTTCGATTTCCGTGGTGAGGTGGAGGACGAAGCCGACCGGGTTGAGCTGCAGAAGTGCCTTGGCCCCACATGCAAG atccTGGTGCTGCGCAACCACGGGGTGCTGGCGCTGGGTGACACGGCCGAGGAGGCGTTTTACAGCATCTTCCACCTGCAGGCGGCCTGCGAGGTGCAG GTGTCGGCGCTGGCGAGTGCAGGTGGAGCAGAGAACCTCATCGTGCTGGAGCGAGCCAAGCACCGTCCCCACGAGGTGGGCTCCGTGCGCTGGGCTGGCAGCACTTTCGGCCCCATGCAGAAGAGCCGGTTGGGAGAGCATGAATTTGAAGCCCTGATGAGGATGTTGGACAACCTG GGTTACCGCACCGGCTACACCTACCGCTACCCCTTCgtgcaagagaaaagcaaacccAAAAGCGACGTGCTCATCCCCGCCACGGTGACGGCCTTTGTGTTCGAGGAGGAGGCGATGCCCAGCCCTGCGCTGCGGCAGCAcgctcagaagcagcagaaggagaagACGCGGTGGCTCAACACACCCAACACGTACCTGCGGGTCAGCGTGGCcgaggagcagcagggaggccAGAAGACCAAGACGACC TGGCTGAAGGCTGACGAGGTGGAGAAGGGCAGCAGCGGCACCGCCATCCGCATCGAGAACCCCAACCAGTTCGTGCCCCTCTACACCGACCCTCAGGAGGTGCTGGAGATGAGGAACAAG ATCCGTGAGCAGAACCGCCAGGATGTGAAGTCTGCGGGGCCGCAGTCCCAGCTGTTGGCCAGTGTGATCGCTGAGACCAGCCGCAGCCCC TCCACAGAAAGCCATTTGGGGGATGCTGACACCAAAAACCCATCCCAAGAGGAGGCCCCCGCTGAGCCGGAGCCCCCAAACCCTTTCAGCCAACTCACAGACCAGGAGCTGGAGGAGTACAAGCGAGAGGTGGAGAGGAAGAAACTGGGGCTGCAAG GAGacaaggaggaagaggagactCAGGCATCCCCTACAAAATCACCACCGGGGTCCCCAAAATCCCCCAACAAAAGTGCAGCCCCGGAGGGTCCGGAGG GTGACAAGAAGGTGGAGGATGGCCAAGCTCCGGGCGATTCCTCCACCGAGAAGGAGCCGCCGGCGGTGGTCAATGGGAAGGATGAGGAGCAGAGCACCGAGGAGAGCAAAGGGGGGGACCAGACAAGCACCCCAGCCAACCCAGAGCAGGACACCCCCAAGGAGAAGAGCGAGACGGTGACCAGCACCCCCGTCTCCCCCGAAGGGTCACCTTCCAAATCCCCGTcgaagaagaaaaagaaattccgCACCCCATCTTTCCTGAAGAAGggcaaaaagaaggaaaagatcgAATCTTga
- the SNRNP27 gene encoding U4/U6.U5 small nuclear ribonucleoprotein 27 kDa protein isoform X2, with protein MRLRKGFGAPSRCWTMPEAPAALGAVGLGCRLVLGALCNACLYIINPMFGPSVLRVHGGMRVRPRALLQAERGRPKGGTKRLLPPPDHFGGGTKALRCCFRPESGERGPERRKWGGGEGGSGGRRHGPQPVPFAAASRSPPISIRFSGPGQEEEGTDTIPGPGQEENEIPVPASAEIQVPPPGGTTPARPPR; from the exons ATGAGGCTTAGAAAAGGCTTTGGGGCACCATCACGATGCTGGACGATGCCTGAAGCCCCCGCTGCGCTCGGTGCCGTGGGGTTGGGCTGCAGGCTGGTGCTGGGAGCGCTGTGTAACGCCTGCCTGTACATAATAAACCCCATGTTCGGCCCCAGTGTGCTCAGAGTCCATGGAGGGATGCGGGTCCGGCCCCGAGCCCTTCTGCAGGCCGAGAGGGGCCGCCCCAAGGGGGGCACAAAGCGCTTGTTACCCCCCCCGGACCATTTTGGAGGCGGAACCAAAGCGCTGCGGTGCTGTTTCCGGCCGGAGAGTGGGGAGAGAGGACCGGAGCGCCGGAAGTGGGGAGGGGGTGAAGGCGGAAGTGGGGGGCGGCGCCATGGGCCGCAGCCGGTCCCGTTCGCCGCCGCGTCGCG ATCGCCGCCGATCTCGATCCGCTTCTCGGGACCgggacaggaggaggagggaacGGACACGATCCCGGGACCGGGACAGGAGGAGAACGAGATCCCGGTCCCCGCATCGGCGGAGATCCAGGT ccccccccccggcggCACCACTCCAGCTCGTCCTCCCCGCTGA
- the C22H2orf42 gene encoding uncharacterized protein C2orf42 homolog isoform X3, whose product MEPAAVRSKVPSFLSDLGKATLRGIRKCPRCGTYNGTRGLSCKNKNCGTVFRYGARKQPGVDAVKIITGSDLQVYSVRQRDRGPDYRCFVELGVSETAIQTVDGTIITQLSSGRCYVPSCLKAATQGVVENQCQHVKLALNCQTEATPLTLKSSVLNSMQASPETKQTIWQLATEPTGPLVQRITKSVLVVKCKASQKHSLGYLHASFGQKMSTKTLAEHRFFCSCQTLKPGKAASAKEEAAAQRCIHFFACICAFASDESLAQEFADFLTCDSGGLKGISVPQLVCGPESTVQAGEAAAKAKKRKKDLMPGPLLAQDTASLRRSSLKKPTVAASLKRQGCNQLLDESQVTLSFQDWLASVTERIHQTMHYQFEGKPEPLVFHIPQAFFDALQQRISSGSTKKRLPNSTTAFVRKDALPLGTFSKYTWHITNILQVKQIFDTPEQLPLEITRSFIQNRDGTYELFKCPKVEVESIAETYGRLEKQPAIRPLELKTFLKVGNTSPTQKEPTPFIIEWIPNILPHSHIGELRIKFEYGHQGGRQPPASFSTQQPPALEPTLELAPLTTITFP is encoded by the exons ATGGAGCCCGCAGCCGTGAGGAGCAAAGTGCCCTCATTCCTGTCCGACCTGGGCAAGGCCACGTTGAGGGGCATCAGGAAATGTCCGCGCTGCGGGACTTACAATGGAACCCGCGGGCTGAGCTGCAAGAACAAGAACTGTGGCACCGTGTTCCGTTACGGCGCACGCAAACAACCCGGGGTCGACGCCGTTAAAATCATTACCGGCTCCGATCTGCAGGTTTATTCGGTGCGGCAGCGGGACCGCGGGCCGGATTACCGCTGCTTTGTGGAGCTGGGAGTTTCGGAGACAGCCATCCAGACAGTGGACGGGACCATCATCACTCAGCTCAGCTCCGGCCGTTGTTACGTCCCGTCCTGCTTGAAGGCGGCCACGCAGGGTGTGGTGGAGAACCAATGTCAGCACGTCAAACTGGCCCTGAACTGTCAGACCGAGGCAACCCCGCTGACACTGAAAAGCTCGGTGCTCAATTCCATGCAGGCCTCGCCCGAAACCAAACAGACTATTTGGCAACTGGCTACGGAGCCCACGGGGCCGCTGGTGCAGCGGATCACCAAGAGCGTCCTGGTGGTGAAGTGCAAGGCCAGCCAAAAGCACAGCCTGGGCTACCTGCACGCCTCCTTCGGCCAGAAGATGAGCACCAAGACGCTGGCGGAGCACAGGTTCTTCTGCTCCTGCCAAACCCTGAAGCCTGGCAAGGCCGCGTCGGCCAAGGAAGAGGCGGCGGCACAGAGGTGCATTCACTTCTTTGCCTGCATCTGTGCCTTTGCCAGCGACGAGAGCCTGGCCCAGGAGTTTGCTGACTTCCTCACCTGTGACTCAGGCG GGCTGAAAGGGATCTCTGTCCCTCAGTTGGTGTGTGGCCCCGAGTCCACCGTGCAGGCTGGCGAGGCCGCTGCCAAGgccaagaagaggaaaaaggactTAATGCCTG GGCCTCTCCTGGCTCAGGATACAGCCAGCCTGAGGAGGAGCAGCCTGAAGAAGCCCACAGTTGCTGCCTCGCTGAAAAGGCAAG GTTGTAACCAACTTCTGGATGAGTCCCAGGTTACTCTGTCCTTCCAAGACTGGCTGGCCAGTGTCACTGAGCGCATCCATCAGACCATGCATTACCAGTTTGAGG GCAAACCCGAGCCGCTGGTGTTCCACATCCCACAGGCGTTCTTTGATGCGCTGCAGCAGAGGATATCCAGTGGGAGTACAAAGAAGAGGTTGCCCAACTCCACTACAG CTTTTGTCCGCAAAGATGCCCTTCCCCTGGGGACCTTCTCCAAGTACACGTGGCACATCACCAACATCCTGCAGGTCAAGCAGATCTTCGATACACCCGAG cagctgcctctgGAGATCACAAGGAGCTTCATCCAGAACCGGGATGGCACCTATGAGCTCTTCAAGTGCCCCAAGGTGGAGGTGGAGAGCATCGCTGAGACCTACGGGCGCCTGGAGAAGCAGCCGGCCATCCGCCCGCTGGAGCTCAAGACCTTCCTCAAAGTGG GAAACACCTCTCCCACCCAGAAGGAGCCCACCCCGTTCATCATCGAGTGGATCCCCAACATCCTACCTCACTCCCACATCGGAGAGCTGCGCATCAAGTTTGAGTACGGGCACCAGGGCGGCCGTCAGCCCCCCGCCTCCTTCTCCacccagcagccaccagcactgGAGCCCACCCTGGAACTCGCTCCACTCACCACCATCACCTTCCCCTGA
- the C22H2orf42 gene encoding uncharacterized protein C2orf42 homolog isoform X2, with the protein MAPSRLPCSVRELRGLHWCCRCQQSPVIIPQLSPPRLCPSRIMEPAAVRSKVPSFLSDLGKATLRGIRKCPRCGTYNGTRGLSCKNKNCGTVFRYGARKQPGVDAVKIITGSDLQVYSVRQRDRGPDYRCFVELGVSETAIQTVDGTIITQLSSGRCYVPSCLKAATQGVVENQCQHVKLALNCQTEATPLTLKSSVLNSMQASPETKQTIWQLATEPTGPLVQRITKSVLVVKCKASQKHSLGYLHASFGQKMSTKTLAEHRFFCSCQTLKPGKAASAKEEAAAQRCIHFFACICAFASDESLAQEFADFLTCDSGGLKGISVPQLVCGPESTVQAGEAAAKAKKRKKDLMPGPLLAQDTASLRRSSLKKPTVAASLKRQGCNQLLDESQVTLSFQDWLASVTERIHQTMHYQFEGKPEPLVFHIPQAFFDALQQRISSGSTKKRLPNSTTAFVRKDALPLGTFSKYTWHITNILQVKQIFDTPELPLEITRSFIQNRDGTYELFKCPKVEVESIAETYGRLEKQPAIRPLELKTFLKVGNTSPTQKEPTPFIIEWIPNILPHSHIGELRIKFEYGHQGGRQPPASFSTQQPPALEPTLELAPLTTITFP; encoded by the exons ATGGCACCGAGTCGCCTGCCCTGCTCCGTTCGGGAGCTGCGAGGCCTCCATTGGTGCTGTAGGTGTCAGCAGAGCCCCGTTATTATCCCCCAGCTCTCACCTCCCCGTCTCTGCCCTTCCAGGATCATGGAGCCCGCAGCCGTGAGGAGCAAAGTGCCCTCATTCCTGTCCGACCTGGGCAAGGCCACGTTGAGGGGCATCAGGAAATGTCCGCGCTGCGGGACTTACAATGGAACCCGCGGGCTGAGCTGCAAGAACAAGAACTGTGGCACCGTGTTCCGTTACGGCGCACGCAAACAACCCGGGGTCGACGCCGTTAAAATCATTACCGGCTCCGATCTGCAGGTTTATTCGGTGCGGCAGCGGGACCGCGGGCCGGATTACCGCTGCTTTGTGGAGCTGGGAGTTTCGGAGACAGCCATCCAGACAGTGGACGGGACCATCATCACTCAGCTCAGCTCCGGCCGTTGTTACGTCCCGTCCTGCTTGAAGGCGGCCACGCAGGGTGTGGTGGAGAACCAATGTCAGCACGTCAAACTGGCCCTGAACTGTCAGACCGAGGCAACCCCGCTGACACTGAAAAGCTCGGTGCTCAATTCCATGCAGGCCTCGCCCGAAACCAAACAGACTATTTGGCAACTGGCTACGGAGCCCACGGGGCCGCTGGTGCAGCGGATCACCAAGAGCGTCCTGGTGGTGAAGTGCAAGGCCAGCCAAAAGCACAGCCTGGGCTACCTGCACGCCTCCTTCGGCCAGAAGATGAGCACCAAGACGCTGGCGGAGCACAGGTTCTTCTGCTCCTGCCAAACCCTGAAGCCTGGCAAGGCCGCGTCGGCCAAGGAAGAGGCGGCGGCACAGAGGTGCATTCACTTCTTTGCCTGCATCTGTGCCTTTGCCAGCGACGAGAGCCTGGCCCAGGAGTTTGCTGACTTCCTCACCTGTGACTCAGGCG GGCTGAAAGGGATCTCTGTCCCTCAGTTGGTGTGTGGCCCCGAGTCCACCGTGCAGGCTGGCGAGGCCGCTGCCAAGgccaagaagaggaaaaaggactTAATGCCTG GGCCTCTCCTGGCTCAGGATACAGCCAGCCTGAGGAGGAGCAGCCTGAAGAAGCCCACAGTTGCTGCCTCGCTGAAAAGGCAAG GTTGTAACCAACTTCTGGATGAGTCCCAGGTTACTCTGTCCTTCCAAGACTGGCTGGCCAGTGTCACTGAGCGCATCCATCAGACCATGCATTACCAGTTTGAGG GCAAACCCGAGCCGCTGGTGTTCCACATCCCACAGGCGTTCTTTGATGCGCTGCAGCAGAGGATATCCAGTGGGAGTACAAAGAAGAGGTTGCCCAACTCCACTACAG CTTTTGTCCGCAAAGATGCCCTTCCCCTGGGGACCTTCTCCAAGTACACGTGGCACATCACCAACATCCTGCAGGTCAAGCAGATCTTCGATACACCCGAG ctgcctctgGAGATCACAAGGAGCTTCATCCAGAACCGGGATGGCACCTATGAGCTCTTCAAGTGCCCCAAGGTGGAGGTGGAGAGCATCGCTGAGACCTACGGGCGCCTGGAGAAGCAGCCGGCCATCCGCCCGCTGGAGCTCAAGACCTTCCTCAAAGTGG GAAACACCTCTCCCACCCAGAAGGAGCCCACCCCGTTCATCATCGAGTGGATCCCCAACATCCTACCTCACTCCCACATCGGAGAGCTGCGCATCAAGTTTGAGTACGGGCACCAGGGCGGCCGTCAGCCCCCCGCCTCCTTCTCCacccagcagccaccagcactgGAGCCCACCCTGGAACTCGCTCCACTCACCACCATCACCTTCCCCTGA
- the SNRNP27 gene encoding U4/U6.U5 small nuclear ribonucleoprotein 27 kDa protein isoform X1: MRLRKGFGAPSRCWTMPEAPAALGAVGLGCRLVLGALCNACLYIINPMFGPSVLRVHGGMRVRPRALLQAERGRPKGGTKRLLPPPDHFGGGTKALRCCFRPESGERGPERRKWGGGEGGSGGRRHGPQPVPFAAASRSPPISIRFSGPGQEEEGTDTIPGPGQEENEIPVPASAEIQVPPPRRHHSSSSSPLRLKERRDEEKKDSKDTKGKERQITEEDLQGKTEEEIEMMKMMGFASFDTTKGKKVDGAANAYAINVSQKRKYRQYMNRKGGFNRPLDFIA; this comes from the exons ATGAGGCTTAGAAAAGGCTTTGGGGCACCATCACGATGCTGGACGATGCCTGAAGCCCCCGCTGCGCTCGGTGCCGTGGGGTTGGGCTGCAGGCTGGTGCTGGGAGCGCTGTGTAACGCCTGCCTGTACATAATAAACCCCATGTTCGGCCCCAGTGTGCTCAGAGTCCATGGAGGGATGCGGGTCCGGCCCCGAGCCCTTCTGCAGGCCGAGAGGGGCCGCCCCAAGGGGGGCACAAAGCGCTTGTTACCCCCCCCGGACCATTTTGGAGGCGGAACCAAAGCGCTGCGGTGCTGTTTCCGGCCGGAGAGTGGGGAGAGAGGACCGGAGCGCCGGAAGTGGGGAGGGGGTGAAGGCGGAAGTGGGGGGCGGCGCCATGGGCCGCAGCCGGTCCCGTTCGCCGCCGCGTCGCG ATCGCCGCCGATCTCGATCCGCTTCTCGGGACCgggacaggaggaggagggaacGGACACGATCCCGGGACCGGGACAGGAGGAGAACGAGATCCCGGTCCCCGCATCGGCGGAGATCCAGGT cccccccccccggcggCACCACTCCAGCTCGTCCTCCCCGCTGAGACTGAAGGAGAGACGGGACGAGGAGAAGAAGGACAGTAAAGACACCAAAGGCAAAGAGCGGCAGATCACGG AGGAGGATTTGCAAGGCAAGACGGAGGAGGAAATCgagatgatgaagatgatgggCTTCGCTTCTTTCGACACAACAAAA GGCAAGAAAGTGGACGGTGCTGCAAACGCATACGCCATCAACGTGTCCCAGAAGAGGAAATACag ACAGTACATGAACAGAAAAGGAGGATTCAACAGACCATTGGATTTCATCGCTTGA
- the C22H2orf42 gene encoding uncharacterized protein C2orf42 homolog isoform X1, whose amino-acid sequence MAPSRLPCSVRELRGLHWCCRCQQSPVIIPQLSPPRLCPSRIMEPAAVRSKVPSFLSDLGKATLRGIRKCPRCGTYNGTRGLSCKNKNCGTVFRYGARKQPGVDAVKIITGSDLQVYSVRQRDRGPDYRCFVELGVSETAIQTVDGTIITQLSSGRCYVPSCLKAATQGVVENQCQHVKLALNCQTEATPLTLKSSVLNSMQASPETKQTIWQLATEPTGPLVQRITKSVLVVKCKASQKHSLGYLHASFGQKMSTKTLAEHRFFCSCQTLKPGKAASAKEEAAAQRCIHFFACICAFASDESLAQEFADFLTCDSGGLKGISVPQLVCGPESTVQAGEAAAKAKKRKKDLMPGPLLAQDTASLRRSSLKKPTVAASLKRQGCNQLLDESQVTLSFQDWLASVTERIHQTMHYQFEGKPEPLVFHIPQAFFDALQQRISSGSTKKRLPNSTTAFVRKDALPLGTFSKYTWHITNILQVKQIFDTPEQLPLEITRSFIQNRDGTYELFKCPKVEVESIAETYGRLEKQPAIRPLELKTFLKVGNTSPTQKEPTPFIIEWIPNILPHSHIGELRIKFEYGHQGGRQPPASFSTQQPPALEPTLELAPLTTITFP is encoded by the exons ATGGCACCGAGTCGCCTGCCCTGCTCCGTTCGGGAGCTGCGAGGCCTCCATTGGTGCTGTAGGTGTCAGCAGAGCCCCGTTATTATCCCCCAGCTCTCACCTCCCCGTCTCTGCCCTTCCAGGATCATGGAGCCCGCAGCCGTGAGGAGCAAAGTGCCCTCATTCCTGTCCGACCTGGGCAAGGCCACGTTGAGGGGCATCAGGAAATGTCCGCGCTGCGGGACTTACAATGGAACCCGCGGGCTGAGCTGCAAGAACAAGAACTGTGGCACCGTGTTCCGTTACGGCGCACGCAAACAACCCGGGGTCGACGCCGTTAAAATCATTACCGGCTCCGATCTGCAGGTTTATTCGGTGCGGCAGCGGGACCGCGGGCCGGATTACCGCTGCTTTGTGGAGCTGGGAGTTTCGGAGACAGCCATCCAGACAGTGGACGGGACCATCATCACTCAGCTCAGCTCCGGCCGTTGTTACGTCCCGTCCTGCTTGAAGGCGGCCACGCAGGGTGTGGTGGAGAACCAATGTCAGCACGTCAAACTGGCCCTGAACTGTCAGACCGAGGCAACCCCGCTGACACTGAAAAGCTCGGTGCTCAATTCCATGCAGGCCTCGCCCGAAACCAAACAGACTATTTGGCAACTGGCTACGGAGCCCACGGGGCCGCTGGTGCAGCGGATCACCAAGAGCGTCCTGGTGGTGAAGTGCAAGGCCAGCCAAAAGCACAGCCTGGGCTACCTGCACGCCTCCTTCGGCCAGAAGATGAGCACCAAGACGCTGGCGGAGCACAGGTTCTTCTGCTCCTGCCAAACCCTGAAGCCTGGCAAGGCCGCGTCGGCCAAGGAAGAGGCGGCGGCACAGAGGTGCATTCACTTCTTTGCCTGCATCTGTGCCTTTGCCAGCGACGAGAGCCTGGCCCAGGAGTTTGCTGACTTCCTCACCTGTGACTCAGGCG GGCTGAAAGGGATCTCTGTCCCTCAGTTGGTGTGTGGCCCCGAGTCCACCGTGCAGGCTGGCGAGGCCGCTGCCAAGgccaagaagaggaaaaaggactTAATGCCTG GGCCTCTCCTGGCTCAGGATACAGCCAGCCTGAGGAGGAGCAGCCTGAAGAAGCCCACAGTTGCTGCCTCGCTGAAAAGGCAAG GTTGTAACCAACTTCTGGATGAGTCCCAGGTTACTCTGTCCTTCCAAGACTGGCTGGCCAGTGTCACTGAGCGCATCCATCAGACCATGCATTACCAGTTTGAGG GCAAACCCGAGCCGCTGGTGTTCCACATCCCACAGGCGTTCTTTGATGCGCTGCAGCAGAGGATATCCAGTGGGAGTACAAAGAAGAGGTTGCCCAACTCCACTACAG CTTTTGTCCGCAAAGATGCCCTTCCCCTGGGGACCTTCTCCAAGTACACGTGGCACATCACCAACATCCTGCAGGTCAAGCAGATCTTCGATACACCCGAG cagctgcctctgGAGATCACAAGGAGCTTCATCCAGAACCGGGATGGCACCTATGAGCTCTTCAAGTGCCCCAAGGTGGAGGTGGAGAGCATCGCTGAGACCTACGGGCGCCTGGAGAAGCAGCCGGCCATCCGCCCGCTGGAGCTCAAGACCTTCCTCAAAGTGG GAAACACCTCTCCCACCCAGAAGGAGCCCACCCCGTTCATCATCGAGTGGATCCCCAACATCCTACCTCACTCCCACATCGGAGAGCTGCGCATCAAGTTTGAGTACGGGCACCAGGGCGGCCGTCAGCCCCCCGCCTCCTTCTCCacccagcagccaccagcactgGAGCCCACCCTGGAACTCGCTCCACTCACCACCATCACCTTCCCCTGA